A region from the Mesomycoplasma hyopneumoniae J genome encodes:
- the mhp107 gene encoding P97 family multifunctional adhesin Mhp107 → MQANLIGRFIKNKKAILVLASTFAGLILFTTSVGISLTIKYNGSHPRAKVNEFAQKISFVSFKPEQISKNSNFWKIKEKLFSGDQLKKEINLEEYLQFYIFDKNSNDLVKFSKDSNPFSIEFEFSDLKFDDLNQNFNLKFRVRQKQKNNQYAYSDFFSQPITFYESNKFLKADFNFVLQKMFRQINENILNIGNFTTNFSDQTSKKKLKKLYRAIDFAQEVNKIENPNEVEVKINEIFPELSNLILQARESKDNKIGKTENPIFSLKFIKNKTNNQFVNLQDNIPTMYLEAKLTDQAAKMLGDIGQNFSEKIFEIRFETNDKKSLFFNVENFFQNIKLKPLKFNTEEKDGKLIITKLNPFDIFSKIKSGILSANTNQNYIKGVINSLLEEDLALDFGPTSKLIPQNQNGISFEIIQQNAKLKNENDNYIIEIPYKIFLRESLFKPGSQKIIYEKELFLSIGGFGISNKNGQNLIIPGSQKALIYRRNSLFNDEESHENKFISTFGQPVISNNPLKKEEIDNLLLQQDYKGLERQLNSLSRYNFNFDNFEAKVRAWSGKTYLPSLTEIANFRLNQQKIDINSQNQEQKIELKTLHSQSFFINPSDVTAFFADLIQKKPSQIANSFFLIAKAFGLLNQNRTASQIFNNLAGENIFEASSKVHFDNKTTNILSFNNHFADFYNQGFFSSLFLPKSIKDKFNNLKSKSISDVISILEDQELFKETARKFTRQQIEENLKSSVKFTTLADLLLAFYYKASQLDNFLGWTKLDTNLDYQIVFQKENEISKARYDSEIQKLKKPELNSLEKQENLNKNSEIQPESKNLDSDNNIKKSINGNLEKDNTYNANVDNEYLTLNFYYIIGDSSQKKFFFQSPIQKILINFSTQKIDENSKIQEKFDKVVESVPADLLSYSVSEENFKKIKEKLTNKHSPEPKNNDNNNDLDLYFKETSINIDKISSYFKEQFPKEETKFLLEPSFENSLNTDKLTFLISFYLNKKDKNPKDLKADNKNDENSQINPIIARQKLKIIITKNSKN, encoded by the coding sequence ATGCAGGCTAATTTGATTGGCAGATTTATCAAAAATAAAAAAGCAATTTTGGTACTAGCTTCAACTTTTGCTGGGTTAATTTTATTTACTACTTCTGTCGGAATTAGTTTAACAATTAAATATAATGGTTCTCACCCGCGGGCAAAAGTTAATGAATTTGCACAAAAAATTAGTTTTGTTAGTTTTAAACCTGAGCAAATTAGTAAAAATAGTAATTTCTGAAAAATAAAAGAAAAATTGTTTTCCGGTGATCAGCTTAAAAAAGAAATAAATCTTGAAGAGTATCTCCAATTTTATATTTTTGATAAAAATTCTAATGATTTGGTTAAATTCTCAAAAGATTCAAATCCTTTTTCTATTGAATTTGAATTTAGTGATTTAAAATTTGATGATTTAAACCAAAATTTTAATCTTAAATTTCGTGTTAGGCAAAAACAAAAAAATAATCAATATGCATATTCGGATTTTTTCAGCCAACCAATTACATTTTATGAATCAAATAAATTTTTAAAAGCAGATTTTAACTTTGTTCTTCAAAAAATGTTTCGCCAAATTAATGAAAATATTTTAAATATAGGTAATTTTACCACAAATTTTTCTGATCAAACTAGTAAAAAAAAATTAAAAAAGTTATACAGAGCAATTGATTTTGCGCAAGAAGTTAATAAAATTGAAAATCCAAACGAGGTTGAGGTCAAAATAAATGAAATTTTCCCTGAATTATCTAACTTGATTTTACAAGCACGCGAATCGAAAGATAATAAAATTGGAAAAACAGAAAATCCGATTTTTAGTCTTAAATTTATAAAAAATAAAACTAATAATCAATTTGTAAATCTACAAGATAATATCCCAACTATGTATCTTGAGGCAAAATTAACTGATCAAGCCGCAAAAATGTTAGGTGATATTGGTCAAAACTTTAGCGAAAAAATCTTTGAAATTAGATTTGAAACTAATGATAAAAAATCATTATTTTTCAATGTTGAGAATTTTTTTCAAAATATTAAACTAAAACCACTAAAATTTAACACTGAAGAAAAAGACGGAAAATTAATAATAACTAAACTGAATCCTTTTGACATATTTTCAAAAATTAAATCCGGAATTTTATCTGCCAATACTAACCAAAATTACATAAAAGGGGTTATTAATTCTTTATTAGAAGAGGATTTAGCTCTAGATTTTGGGCCGACTTCAAAACTAATTCCACAAAATCAAAACGGAATTAGTTTTGAAATTATCCAACAAAATGCTAAATTAAAAAATGAAAATGATAATTATATAATTGAAATTCCCTATAAAATTTTCCTTAGAGAATCCTTATTTAAACCTGGTTCACAAAAAATTATCTATGAAAAAGAGTTGTTTTTAAGTATTGGCGGCTTTGGTATATCAAATAAAAATGGTCAAAATCTAATAATTCCCGGAAGCCAGAAAGCTTTAATTTATCGGAGAAATTCACTTTTTAATGATGAGGAAAGTCATGAAAATAAATTTATTTCAACTTTTGGTCAACCGGTCATTTCGAATAATCCCTTAAAAAAAGAAGAAATTGATAATTTATTATTGCAACAAGATTATAAAGGTTTAGAAAGACAGCTAAATTCATTATCACGGTATAATTTTAATTTTGATAATTTTGAGGCCAAAGTTCGGGCTTGATCTGGTAAGACATACTTACCTAGTTTAACAGAAATTGCAAATTTTCGATTAAATCAACAAAAAATTGATATAAATTCACAAAATCAAGAGCAAAAAATTGAACTAAAAACACTACATTCACAAAGTTTTTTTATAAATCCTTCGGATGTAACAGCTTTTTTTGCTGATTTAATTCAGAAAAAACCAAGCCAAATAGCAAATAGTTTTTTCTTAATTGCAAAGGCTTTTGGACTTTTAAATCAAAATCGGACTGCTTCGCAAATTTTTAATAACCTGGCTGGAGAAAATATCTTTGAAGCTAGTTCAAAAGTTCATTTTGATAATAAAACTACAAATATTTTAAGTTTTAATAATCATTTCGCTGATTTTTATAATCAAGGGTTTTTTTCATCCCTTTTTCTTCCAAAATCAATAAAAGATAAATTCAATAATCTAAAAAGCAAGTCAATTTCTGATGTAATTAGTATTTTAGAAGACCAAGAACTTTTTAAAGAAACAGCTAGAAAATTTACAAGACAACAAATTGAGGAAAACCTAAAATCAAGTGTTAAATTCACAACATTGGCCGACCTTCTTTTAGCTTTTTATTATAAGGCTAGTCAACTTGATAATTTTTTAGGGTGAACAAAATTAGATACCAATTTAGATTATCAAATTGTGTTTCAAAAAGAAAATGAAATTTCAAAAGCTCGTTATGATTCTGAAATTCAGAAGCTAAAAAAACCCGAATTAAATTCTTTAGAAAAACAGGAAAACTTAAATAAAAATTCTGAAATTCAACCAGAATCTAAAAATTTAGACTCTGATAATAACATAAAAAAATCAATAAATGGAAATTTAGAAAAAGATAATACTTATAATGCCAATGTTGATAATGAATATCTAACATTAAATTTTTACTATATTATTGGTGATTCTAGTCAGAAAAAATTTTTCTTTCAAAGCCCAATTCAAAAAATTTTAATAAATTTCTCAACTCAAAAAATTGATGAAAATTCTAAAATACAAGAAAAATTCGATAAGGTAGTTGAAAGTGTTCCGGCTGATTTGTTAAGTTATAGTGTCAGTGAAGAAAATTTTAAAAAAATTAAGGAAAAATTAACAAATAAGCATTCACCTGAACCAAAAAATAATGACAATAATAACGATTTAGATTTATATTTTAAAGAAACTTCCATAAATATTGATAAAATTAGTTCTTATTTTAAAGAACAATTTCCCAAAGAGGAGACAAAATTTTTACTTGAACCAAGTTTTGAAAACTCACTAAATACGGATAAACTAACCTTTTTAATAAGTTTTTATCTTAATAAGAAGGATAAAAATCCCAAAGATTTAAAAGCTGATAATAAAAATGATGAAAATAGCCAGATAAATCCAATTATTGCAAGGCAGAAATTAAAAATTATAATAACAAAAAATTCTAAAAATTAA